A portion of the Bactrocera neohumeralis isolate Rockhampton chromosome 2, APGP_CSIRO_Bneo_wtdbg2-racon-allhic-juicebox.fasta_v2, whole genome shotgun sequence genome contains these proteins:
- the LOC126757625 gene encoding uncharacterized protein LOC126757625 has translation MDLATVPPELEELLICSCCHLPFNDNDALPKLFTCRHYFCLKCVNSLLREGSDELYCVHCWKRTELQGPEPRTDSLPTYNAILYLTQNLTALSFKMKCGERDRQQRSSSIASNGSTGALSGSGVINNIANNNNNNSNNSDGSNGNLSSIGVGVGNNNANSNLDKLKMTENCMTHAMPNTLWCSVCNILLCRACAATEEHRTHLVKNKIEAKESLHSDISKELLGMQKTLNDVQHLVLKQRDFLLKILESCTTLKTQIEAELLNHMPTLEISEIRENLCKARLCLEILDKQTPAEAMKLYATLHAEKQRLMAKYQEMFLQCKLDDMIRNCGYVFDFDLIKQALVQMHNCVLNGGNLDNFGVGSVIGGLNGITTSTHQNPVLLLANYCISQLYSRHMLLLKQQQQQQQQQQHAQQQQQHLLSNGLLTSMISHVSLSTTTNGNLPTSNANFTHATYAQALQQNQPSSNSVAQQQANNPTSPVHKTYADIIALSSKSNASLQTAQQQQQLLQQQAVSSSFSEIAPIGTPATTSNTSVVVGAQRNNTSHLFSSTDLNGLGLSLLHLQQQQQQSASNTQQQTKSTLLLNPSIHVYPIYYFNIEINGQHSGRILIEVRSDVAPKMAKNFNALATQELGYGYKGCHIFQCWENESIITGDFELNNGRGGRSVYDEGFFMPDDTKILAIRGSVGMRRSQKRHDNLGLVGSQFRIILREMRGFTGIFAFVIEGLDLVEKISQTGDATGKPQSSVVVVSCGKYQLG, from the coding sequence atggaCTTGGCGACCGTACCACCGGAGCTGGAGGAGCTCCTTATCTGCAGCTGTTGCCATTTACCCTTCAACGATAACGACGCGCTGCCGAAGCTATTCACGTGTCGCCACTACTTCTGCCTCAAATGTGTCAATTCGTTGCTGCGCGAAGGCAGCGATGAACTCTACTGCGTACACTGCTGGAAGCGTACCGAACTGCAGGGACCCGAGCCACGTACCGACAGCTTACCCACCTACAATGCGATTCTATATCTCACACAGAATTTGACTGCGCttagttttaaaatgaaatgcgGCGAACGTGATCGGCAGCAGCGTTCGTCGTCGATTGCATCGAACGGCTCCACCGGCGCACTTAGCGGGAGCGGCGTTATTAATAATAttgccaataacaacaacaataacagcaacaatagcgaTGGCAGCAATGGCAATCTGAGTAGTATAGGCGTTGGCGttggcaacaacaacgccaataGCAATTTGGATAAATTGAAAATGACCGAAAATTGCATGACACATGCCATGCCCAACACATTGTGGTGTAGCGTTTGCAATATCTTGCTTTGCCGCGCCTGTGCCGCAACCGAGGAGCATCGCACACATTTGGTGAAGAATAAAATCGAAGCCAAGGAATCACTGCACTCGGACATATCAAAAGAGCTGCTCGGCATGCAGAAGACGCTGAACGATGTGCAACATTTGGTATTGAAGCAACGTGATTTTTTGCTCAAAATATTGGAGAGCTGCACCACGCTCAAGACACAAATCGAGGCGGAGCTGCTGAATCATATGCCCACTTTGGAGATTTCCGAAATTCGTGAGAACCTATGCAAGGCGCGTCTTTGCCTCGAGATACTGGACAAGCAGACGCCAGCTGAGGCTATGAAGCTCTATGCTACACTGCATGCCGAGAAGCAGCGGCTCATGGCCAAGTATCAGGAGATGTTTCTGCAATGCAAACTGGACGATATGATACGTAATTGTGGCTATGTCTTCGATTTCGATCTTATCAAGCAGGCCCTCGTACAAATGCATAATTGTGTGCTCAATGGTGGCAATTTGGATAACTTCGGTGTGGGCTCGGTAATTGGTGGTCTCAATGGCATAACGACGTCCACTCATCAGAACCCGGTTTTGCTTTTGGCCAATTATTGCATTTCGCAATTGTATTCGAGacatatgttgttgttgaagcaacagcaacaacagcagcagcaacagcagcatgcacaacagcaacaacaacatttgttgTCCAACGGTTTGCTCACCTCGATGATATCGCACGTGAGCCTCTCCACGACTACCAATGGAAATTTGCCCACTTCGAATGCCAATTTCACGCATGCAACATATGCACAGGCATTGCAACAGAATCAACCGTCGAGCAACAGCGTGGCACAACAACAAGCCAACAATCCAACTTCGCCCGTACACAAGACTTACGCCGACATCATTGCGCTCTCGAGCAAATCTAACGCCAGCCTGCAAACCgctcaacagcagcaacagctgtTGCAACAACAAGCCGTAAGCAGTAGTTTCTCCGAAATCGCACCAATTGGCACACCGGCAACAACATCGAACACATCAGTGGTGGTTGGCGCACAACGCAACAACACTTCACATCTCTTTTCCAGCACCGATCTCAACGGTTTAGGTCTAAGCTTATTGcatctgcaacaacaacagcagcagagTGCTTcgaatacacaacaacaaacgaaaTCAACATTACTACTTAACCCCAGCATACACGTCTATCCCATCTACTATTTCAACATCGAAATCAATGGGCAGCACTCCGGCCGCATCCTCATAGAGGTGCGCAGCGACGTAGCGCCGAAAATGGCGAAGAATTTCAATGCACTGGCCACTCAAGAGCTCGGCTATGGTTACAAGGGTTGTCACATTTTCCAGTGTTGGGAAAACGAGAGTATTATTACAGgtgattttgaattaaataatggGCGTGGCGGACGCTCGGTATACGATGAGGGCTTTTTTATGCCGGACGACACAAAGATACTAGCCATACGCGGTTCGGTTGGCATGAGGCGAAGTCAAAAGCGTCACGATAATTTAGGTCTCGTTGGTTCACAGTTCCGTATAATTTTAAGAGAAATGCGCGGTTTTACAggcatatttgcatttgtgaTCGAGGGTTTGGATTTGGTGGAGAAAATATCACAAACCGGCGATGCGACTGGTAAGCCACAGAGTAGTGTTGTCGTTGTCAGTTGTGGCAAATATCAGTTGGGTTAA